Part of the uncultured Desulfobacter sp. genome, GATGAAAATTTTTGGCCGAAGGCCATCCTGCATGAATGCCGGTGGCACGAAGATTCGTTTGAACTCGGCCCAACTGTGATTTGGTACGCCGGTCAAGCGTTATGGCAACAAAACATCTGATTTTAGCCTTTGCGTTTTGATTCTGATGATAATTCAAGGACCTCTCCCAAATGTTTCATGTGAAACAAAATCTGTGCAACAATCATTTTCCGATATTAATTTATATTAAAGTCACAGGAAATATACACCTACAAGATGTAAGCATGCACCTGGTCCATACCCAGGGTGTCAACGCGTTCAATGGTAAATGAGACGCCGGGGTATGTTCGTGTCAGTGTTTCAAAATTGGTTTTGCGATCGCCCTGGAGCCGGGATAAAGATTTTGGATGGACCTGAAGTACAATTGTTGTTTTTTTATTTGAGACGCCCTGTTTTTTACGAAGGCTTAGAACGGCATCAATCTGTTCGCAGGTCTGGTCCAACATGAGCGCGGATAAAACCAGATGGCCGAAGGCCGGGTGCCAAGGGCCTGCTATCATCTGGTTGGAATCTTCCATCATCTCTGTGGCCTGCAAGCCAATGCGTGCCACAGATACGCCTGCGCGTTTAAAAATTGTGACCATTTTTTTTGTCTGATCAACCGCCTGGTCAAGACTTAACGGCGCATAGCGTCCTGATCGGTACCATTGGGCAAGTTTAGATCCATGCAGTACCAGTAGCGGATAGAGCCTGACAAGATCCGGCTTGAGTTCGGCAATCAATTGTGCAGTACGAACTGCGCCGGCATGGTCATCTCCAGGCAGTCCAACCATGAGCTGTGCCCCGGTTTTAAGACCGTTGCCCTTGAGCAATGCAAGGGCATTTCGGGTGTCTTCACTGGTATGTCCCCTTTCGGCCCGGGCAAGAACGCAATCATCCATGGACTGGACACCTAACTCTACGGTATCAAGACCAAAGGACTGTGCAATCTCCAGGGTGTGCGGTGTGATGGTATCCGGTCGTGTGGAGCAGCGAATGCCATGGATTTGTCCGTCCTGGATCCACGGCTGTGCCGCCTCAAGCAGTGCAACCATCCGGAATGTTTCCAGGCCGAGGAAATTGCCTCCAAAAAATGCCAGTTCAACCCGGGAACGATTTTTGTTAAATTGAAGATAGGTCTTTATAACGTCGGAAAGCCGCGCTGTTTCATGTGAAAGGGTCTGAGCTCGCGACGTTTGGCTTGCGATCAGGCGTTGGTTACAGAAAATGCATAAATGGGGACATCCCTGGTGGGGAATAAAGAAAGGAATGACCAGGGGAGATGACATGGTTTCTTAATCAAGATTCTGGGTTAACATCGCCAGTGCTTTTCTGGCAGCATCCTGTTCTGCTGCTTTTTTGGTCTTTCCGGTACCCATGGTGGAAATCGTATCCAAGTCCAGGCAGATCTCAAATGTTTTGTCATGATCCGGACCCTTTTCCCGGGCAAGGGTATAATATGGTGTCTTGCCAAAATGCTCCTGGGTAAACTCCTGGAGGCCGCTTTTGTAATCGATAAAATCCGATGAGGCCAGAACCTGCTCTAAAGGTTCGTCAAAGAGTCTGTTCACCATGGTTTGCGCCCGGTCAAAACCGGCATCCAGATATACGGCTGCAACCACAGCCTCAAAGGCATCTGACAGGATCGAGTTTTTATCGCTGCCGCCGGAAAGAGCCTCCCCTTTACCCAGCATGATAAAACGCCCAAGATCAATGCTGCGGGCAATTTGCGCAAGGCCGGGTTCACTGACAAGCGTTGAACGCAGGCGGGAAAGATCACCCTCATTTTTCAAGGGATCTCTTTTCATGAGCAGGTGCCCAACGCAGAGCCCTAAAACCGCATCGCCTAAAAATTCAAGGCGTTCATTGTCCGAATCACAGGTGCTTTGATTTTCATTCAGATACGATCGGTGACACAGGGCGTTAAATAAAAAGCCACGGGACTTGAACCGGTAATCTATATTTCGTTCAAGCAGTTCCAGGCGAGGCTCTGTCTGGACTTCCTGGAGGCGGTCGCTCAATGTTTTGAAAACGGACATGGGAATGTTCAGGTCGCCTCTGCCACGGCCAAGATCAACGCCTTTATTAAAACTGCCGTGAAAATCCGTGCCGCCCGTTGCCACCAATCCTTTATTTTTTACAATGTCAGACAGATGTTTTCTAAAGGCGGAATCGTGTCCTGCATAGTAGACTTCAATACCCGCAAGCCCGTCGTCAACCAGCACGTTTACAAATGTATCCAGGTCATGGGGATGCTGAAAATCAATGATGCCCGGATGGGCCAAGACCGGCAGGCCGCCGGCATCGAGAATCAACCGAATCGCCTCTTTGCAGGATATTTTAAATTTATCAACGTAGGCGGGTTTGTTTTTACCCAGGTAAAGGTCAAAGGCGTTGCGGAAATCCGATACGTAGCCTTTTTCCACGAGCAGTTCCGCAATGTGAGGCCGGCCCATCTGCTGGGCACCAAAACGGCTTTTCACCTCGTCAAGGGTAATGTCAAATCCCAGCTTATTAAGTTTTTCGATGATTCGGGGATTTCGGTTATTCCTGGCCTCTGCGGCACGCGCCAGCGCATCATTCAACGCACAGTCGTAAACGGAAAATCCATATCCAAGCATATGAATGCTGCCAAGGGATTTAAACTCAGGCGGGGGCTCACAGGAAATTTCAACGCCGGTGATAAATTCAACCGGATAGGAGGGAACAATATCTTTTATTTCCAGAATTCCGGCAATGGTATCGTGGTCGGTCAGTGCAACTGCCTCAACACCGGTATCTCTGGCCAGATCAAGAAGTTGTCTGGGCGTCAGAGAGCCGTCCGAGGCAGTGGAATGTGTGTGAAGATCAATCAAAACCTGCTGTATAGCTTATGATGAGAATTAAATTCCCAGAGCTTTCTCCATATTTTCTTCACGGGTTTTGCACTTGATGCATTGGGTGGTCACAGGCCGGGCTTTAAGCCTGGCAATGGAGATATCTTCCTCGCACGCTTCACACTGGCCAAAGGTGCCGTTTTCAATGCGCTCCAATGCTTTCTTAACTTTTTTGATCAATTTGTGTTCCCGGTCCCGGATGCGCAGTTCAAAGCTTCTATCCGCCTCATGGGAGGCCCGGTCCGTTGGGTCTGCAAAGTTTTCTTTGGGCTGGGTCATGCCTGTGACGGTTGTGTCGGCATGGGAAAGCAACTCATTGAGCCGTTCAGTCAACAACGCTTTAAAAAATTCCAGATCTTCTTGTTTCATAGTGTTGTCCTTCTCTTAAAGTAGATATTGCGCGACACTAAAAAGTTCACTATTGTATTGCTATAAATTATTACTGTAAAGCTTTTTTGTCAATATTCAGACATTTGTTTATTGTGCCTGGTTAAAATCAGCAGATTCGCGGCAATTGTTCGCCGGTCAGCATATCCACAATCCGGGTGCCGCCGATAAGTGTCTCAAGCACTACACGGCCCGGGTCCTGGTCGGTAACCTCTCCGACAATCACAGCGTCTTTGCCGAATTCATCCCGGCGAATTATATCCAGCACCTTGTCGACATCCGTTTCGGGAACAATGGCGATAAGTTTGCCTTCATTGGCCAGGTACAGGGGGTCAAACCCCAAAAGCTCGCAAATCCCCTGGACCGGCCCGCGCACAGGCAGGCGCTCTTCAAAAAGCCGGATGCCCACCGATGACTGGACGGCAATCTCGTTGAGGGTCGTCCCAAGCCCGCCTCGGGTGGGGTCACGGAGCACATGAACGGGGCTGCCTGATTCAAGTACGGCTTTGACCATGCGATTTAAGGGCGCAGAATCGCTTTGGACATCAGAATCAAATTTCAGCCCTTCGCGTTCGCTTAATATGGTGACCCCGTGGTCGGCAATGGTACCTGAAACAATTACCTTGTCGCCGGGCCGTGCCCCCTGACCTGATACATTGACGCCTTCGGCAAGAAGGCCGATTCCGGAGGTGTTGATGAATATTTTGTCGACCTTTCCCCGGGGCACCACCTTGGTATCTCCGGTAATGATCCGTACTCCGGCCTTTTTGGCTGCCTTGGCCATGGATTCAAGAATGCGTTTAAGATCGGTAACGGCCATGCCTTCTTCAATGATCAGCCCCACGGATATGTATAAGGGTGTTGCCCCGCACATGGCCACGTCATTGACGGTACCGTTCACGGCAAGCTCGCCGATATTTCCTCCGGGGAAAAAAATGGGATCCACGGTATAAGAATCCGTTGAAAAAGCCATCCGGCCTGCGGGTACGTCAAAAACCGCTCCATCGTCCTGCTTTGCCAACAGTGTGTTGTCGAACAAAGGCAAAATCAGTTCTGAAAACATGGCATGGGAAACCTTGCCCCCGGCTCCGTGATCCAGAATAATTGTATCGTTGTGTGTCATCGTCATTTCCTTAAGTTACCTGGCTCCTTATCTTCAAATAAAACATTCGGTTTGAGGGTCAACGGGTCCAGGCACATTGTTCTTGTATTTTATCAGCTGTATTTGTAAAAGGCGGCACAGGCCCCTTCGCTGGAAACCATGCAGGGGCCCACCGGATGCATGGGTGTGCAGGCTTTTTTATACAGTCGGCACTGGTCCGGGCGTTTTAATCCCATTAAAATCCGGCCGCAGTCGCATCCGGCAGGCTCAGGGGTGTCCGGTACCGACATGTTAAATTTTTGGGCCGCATCAAATTCATCAAACGATTTTTTGAGCACCATGCCGGAATTGGGAATATTGCCAATCCCCCGCCAGCGGGCATCGGCTTTTTCAAAGACCTGATTCATGATTTCCCGGGCTTTGGGGTTCCCGGTATCTGCCACGGCCCGGGGATAGGCGTTAACCAGTTGGGGCGTGTTTGATTCATTCTGTTCGACCAGTTTGAGCACCGCCTTGAGAATGTCCACGGGCTCAAATCCGGTAACCACCGCCGGTATCCGGTATTTTTCAAAGGTCTGGGCAAAGGCGCCAAGTCCTGTAATGACCGAGACGTGACCGGGCAGAATAAATCCGTCGATCTCCACGCCGTCGGTTTCCATGAGGGCGGCCAACGCCGGCGGGGTCAGTTTATTTGCCGTGTAAATACTGAAATTTTTCAGTCCTTGGGCTTTGGCCGTCAACACCGCACCGGCAATGGTGGGGATGGTGGTCTCAAAACCCACAGCGCAAAACACCACCTCTGCGTCCGGGTTTTCCTTGGCAATGGCCAGGGCATCGAAAATGGAATAGACCATGCGGACATCAGCCCCTTTGGCCTTTTCCGCAGCAAGGCTGGCACCGGACCCCGGCACCTTCATCAAATCGCCAAAGGTGGTCAAAATCACATCGGGTCTGCGCGCCAGTATCACATAGGCGTCAATGTCCTTCTGGGCAGTGACGCACACCGGGCACCCCGGTCCTGACAAGAGGGTAATGGTATCGGGCAGCACCGACCGGATACCGTAACGGAAAATGGCCATGGTATGGGTGCCGCACACCTCCATCAACCGCAACGGTCGGGTGCTTTTTTCACGAATCCGGGCCACCAGGGCCTTTGAAATTTCAGGGTCTTTAAATTCCTGATTATATGTCAAACTCATGGATTACCTTTAATTTTGATGTGGGTTAAGCCCTAGGATGGACAAGAACGGATCACCCCATGGCTTTTGTTGGTTGTTGCAAGGCGGCCGCCGCCATGGCCTGCCCCAGGGCAATGCCGCCGTCCCCGCAGGGGACAATGCTGTGGGTATAAACCTGAAAGCCCTTTGTTTTGAGCAGGCGACTGATCTGGGAAAAGATCATATCATTATTAAATACCCCGCCGGACAGAACTATCCGTTCAAGGCCGGTTTCCTGGCCGACCTTTGCGACGGCTTCCACCATCATGTTCGATAATGCAAGGTGAAACCGGGCTGCAATTTTGCCCCGGGGCACGTCCTTTTTGACGTCCGTTACGATCTGTTTCACCCCGGGGGCGATGTTTATAATCCGGCAACCGTCATCCCCTGGTGTTATGTCAAATGCGTAAGCCGTGTCTGTGGATGCGTCAGGATCTGCCGCGGCCTCCAGGGCAATGGCAGCCTGGCTGTCGTAGGAAATTTCATGGCAGATCATTAAGAGTGCGGATACCGCGTCAAACAGGCGGCCGGTGCTGGATGTCAAAGGGGTGTTGATCTGCCGGTCCATCATCTGAATTAAAAATGAAAGCTTGGATTTGTCCAAAGAGCGGACAAATGGGATATCCAGTTCCATTATCTCTGATCCGTATACCTTGTATAACAGGGCCACCGCCATGCGCCAGGGAGACGTCACCGCCGCATCCCCGCCCGGCATGGGCAGGTAATCCAGGCGGGCCTGACGTTCAAAACCCGCATAGGTACAGGTCAGGACTTCTCCGCCCCAGATGTGGCCGTCCGTGCCCAGGCCCGTGCCGTCCAACACCAGGGCAATCACCTCGCCGTCCAGGTGGTTTTCCGCCATACACGACAGGGCATGGGCATGGTGGTGCTGGACCCCTATCAGGGGGAGTCCTTGGGCTTCAAGACGCTTGGCGAACTGTGTGGAGAAATACCCCGGGTGCAGGTCGTGGGCAACGCACACCGGCCGGATATCCAGAATTTTTTGCATATGGGCAATGGTCTCTTTGTAAAAATTCTGGACCTGAATGGATTCCAGATCCCCAATGTGTGGGCTTAAAAAAGCATACTGATCCCGGGTCAAACAGATGGTGGATTTCATACCGGCACCGCAGCCAAGAATGTTGGCAACTTTGTCATCTGTCGGCGGGGTAATATCCACGGGCAGGGGGGCGTAGCCCCTGGACCGGCGCAGAAACCGCAATTTTTTTTGCTGAATTTTGGTAATGGAATCATCTGCTCTGAAGTAGATATCCCGGTTGTGAAGCAGAAAATAGTCGGCAATATGGGAAAAGGAATCCAGGGCGTCGGAATTGTCAATGGAAAGCGGTTCGCCGGACCGGTTCCCCGAGGTCATGACCAGAATGTCGGGCCCTTTGTCCAGGAGCAGATAGTGCAGCGGTGTATAAGGCAGCATGATGCCCAGACAGGGATTGTCCGGTGACAGAGTAGGGGCCAGCCCCGCACCCGTAGATTGGGACGCCGCCTTTTTTTTCAGCAATACGATGGGCCGATGATAGGATAACAGCAGCGCTTTTTCACTGTCATCCATGTGAACATGGTCGAACAGGTGAGAATTCCAGGCCGCCATCAGGGCAAAGGGCTTATGGGGCCGTTTTTTACGGTGTCGCAGCAGATCTACCGACGTTGCATTGGCGGCATCCACAGCCAGGTGAAACCCGCCAAGCCCCTTGACGGCAACGATTTTGCCCTGCCGGAGCAAACGGGCCGCAAGGGCGATGGCCTGGGCCGGATCATTGCCGTCCACCCGGTTTCCCGTATTATCCGTCAAAAACACCTGGGGGCCGCAAACCGGGCAGGCATTGGGCTGGGCATGGAACCGCCGGTTTAAGGGATCTTCATACTCTTTGCGGCAGTCCGGACACATGGCAAAGGATTTCATGGATGTTTTGGGACGGTCATAGGGAATATCCTGGATAATCGTGTATCTTGGCCCGCAATTGGTACAATTGATAAACGAATATTCAAACCGGCGGTCGGTGGGGTCCTGCATCTCTTTGAGACAATCGGGGCACACCCCGACATCCGGGGAGATCAGTGCTGACCTGGTTTGGGTCTGACGGCTTTTGATGATCGTAAAACCGGTCAGGTCCAAAGGGGGCGTATCCGTTGCAACGATTTTGAAATTTGTGACAGCGGCGGTTTTTTTTTAGGAATATCCACGAGGAACGCGTCCAGATCCCCTGGTGCGCCCTGGATAAAAAGCGCCACGCCCGAGGCGGTATTGGACACATGGCCGCAAATATGATGCCTATGGGCCAACCCAAATAAAAAAGGGCGGAATCCAACACCCTGGACCACCCCTGATATGTTAACCTTTTTTGCCGACAGACCCGAAGAACCCATTTAAAATGTCAGGCCCGGCCGCCACCCAGTTCAAGTATTTTGCGCATGTCTTCAATGGTTTGCAAGGCAGCTTCTTCATCCACCTTTGAAATGGCAAATCCGGCATGGACAATAACATAATCCCCGATACCGGCATCCTCGAGCAGCATCAGGCTGGCTTCCCGGACCACCCCGTCCACTTCTACTTTTGCCAGGGCGTCGTTGATTTCAATAATTTTTGAAGGTACAGCTAAACACATAGGTTTTAAATTCCATCCTCTTGTTTTTATTTTAAATCACCAAAGCCAGTATATCACTAAGTCGTCCTATGAACAAACCCAATTCGTTTTATTTAAGCAAAGCGTGTTTTGAATATTTTCGGCCCGAATGGTAATGAATTTGAAAAGTATATTCAACAATATCATTGTTGCCGTGAAACGTCTTTAAGCTTCAACGACGTTTTCAGCAAAAATGTTAGAAGCGGTTTATGCACGGTTGGGTGCGTTACCAATTGAGAAGTTCGTTGATCTCCTCTTCGGTGAGCAGGTTTTTAAGATCTTGCCGGCGGCGATCCCCGTTCTTTCTTCGTTCCTGCTTTCTACGGTCAACGCCGAGCCGTGCATTGGTTATTGAGCGCCACCACTCACAAAAAGATCGGCGCTGTTTACTTGAGCTGTTTCGAAAATCATGCCGACGTTCAACCCTGCTGCGTCTGTCTGTATTGCTGCGCCGGTTGTGCTTGTTTTGGCGTCGGTCTTTTGGGTAGGGGATTTTAGGAGGGTTCGTCATGTCTAACACTACTCTCTTTTTTTGTCTGCCTTTTTCTTATCTGCACCGGGGCCTTTATATGGGCAATCCTTTGCACACCGACTGCCTTCTATCCCCGGCTGTTTTTCGAGACTTCATAGGACAGGAATTTACTTTTTGTCAACCCAAATATAAAACGCGTGCGGAAGATTGTGATCCCGGCACCATTCTGATATATCCTGATTTATCATGGCATATATAAATAAACAGATGCTCACGGCTGTGGTGGCTGATGAACACGGCAATATTTTTGAGTTGGACGGGTATGCTGCGGCCGGCATGTCCGGCGAAGAGTTTTACATTCTGACAAAATCCGGGACCTGTCCCATGCCCCATGGCAGTGAACTGATGATGCTGCCCGACAGGGCGCCCATTGTGTTCAACCTGGTCTCCGACCAATTTGAAATTCTTGAAACCAATCCCTACCAGCCGGAGCAGCGTATTTATCCGGTGGGGGTGTTCAACTCCCCGGGCTATGTGAATCAGCATTTTTGCGCCTACGATGACGCCGGAATTCAGACCCCCCTGCCCCTGTTTTCCTATGGTGCCGTGGGATTTGGAAAAAATGATTTCAGATCGGCCGCCCTTCAGGTGGATGACGAACCCCGGCAGGATCTACGGTTAATGCCCATTGACCAGGTGCAGAAAGGTGTTGAAAAATACAGAAAAAAATATCCGGCCAACCGGCTGATGCGTCATCTTGAAAAATGTGCCCTGGAATACGGGTGTCCTGCCGGTAAAAATTTTTTCCTGGGCCGGTATGAAGCCCCGCTGCCCACCTCTGTGGTCTGCAACGCCCGTTGCCTTGGATGCATCTCCCTTCAAACGGAAAATAATTTGTGCGCCTGCCAGGACAGAATCGCGTTTATCCCTGATCCCGAAGAGATTGCCGGTGTTGCCCTGGAACATATCCTGAAAGTTGAAAAGGCCGTGGTCAGTTTCGGCCAGGGATGCGAGGGTGAGCCGTTAACTTCGGCGGATGCCATTGAACAGGCCATTGTGTTGATCCGGGAAAAGACCGGCCATGGAACGATCAACCTGAACACCAATGCCAGTTTGCCCGACCGGGTGGAACGGTTGTGCAGCGCAGGGCTCGACAGCATGCGCGTGAGTATGAACTCGGTCCGAAAAGAGTGTTATACCGCCTACTTTAGACCCAAGTCTTATTGTTTTGAAGATGTTGTGGACAGCATCAAACGGGCCCGGGCAAAGGGCCGTTTTGTGGCAATCAATTATCTGAATTGCCCGGGCTTTACCGATTGCCGGCAGGAAAAAAAGGCGCTTATGGATTTTATCCACGACACGGACATTAACATGATTCAGTGGCGCAATTTGAATTTCGACCCCCGAAATTATATCCGCATTATGGAACATGCCGCCCCGGGTGGTGACCCCACCGGCATGGCAAACCTGATAAAGGCCTTGAGTCAGGCCTTTCCCCGTCTTATCCACGGCTATTTCAATCCACCCCGATAATAGTATTGAAAAACCTTGCTCGATTTGATTTAATCCATAGTTTATTATTAAATGGTAGTTAACTTGTTAAGGAAAGGGCGGCATGTTACCCGATATCAGCGGCATCATTATAATAGCCGGCAATTACGGCAGCGGCAAAAGTGAGACGGCTGTTAATCTGGCAGCCGTCTCCCGGCGGGCAGGAAAACGTGTCAAGATAACGGATCTGGATCTGGTCAACCCCTATTTCAGAAGCCGGGACGCCCAAAAGCCCCTGGCGGATCTGGGTGTGGAAGTAATCCTGCCTGATAAAAAATACATGCATGCGGACCTGCCCATCCTCTCCCCGGCGGTGGCCGGCATGATTAGAAATCCGGCCCAGGTGACCATTTTGGATGCCGGCGGTGATGATGCCGGGGTAAAGGTGCTTGCGGCCCTGGCTGACGTGCTTGAAAAAGGTGATGTCAAACTGCTCCAGGTGATCAATCCATTGCGTCCTGAAACCAGCGATGTTCAAGGCTGTCTCAGGATAAAGGCCAAAATTGAAGCGGCCGCAAAATTGCCTGTCGCAGGCTTGATATCCAATGCCAACCTTCTTGACGAAACCACAGCGCAAATTATTTATGACGGCTACAATCTGGTGCGCCGGGTATCCGAAGCCACCGGTCTTAATATTGAATTTATAACAGCGTCCACCAGGCTTTTGCCTCAACTTGAAGCGGAACGGATCCCTTGCCCGATCCTGCCCATTGACCGGTTGCTGGCTCCCCCCTGGACACGCACTTAACACCAAGGAGTACTACTTACAATGGCCTATAAACACATTATTGATGTCGAAAGATGCAAAGGGTGCGGTCTTTGTGTGCATTTCTGTCCGAAAGACGTGCTTGAGATCTCCGATAAGGTTAATGCAAAAGGGCATTTCCCGGTCTTCCAGGCCAGACCGGAGGACTGCATTTATTGCGCCATCTGCTGCAACATGTGTCCGGATGTGGCAATTAATATAGTTGAAGAACAGAATGCTTAATCATTTATTTTTAAGGATATAAGGACAATGGCAAAAGTCTTAATGAAAGGCAATGAAGCAATCGGCGAAGCCGCCATCAGGGCTGGCTGTCTGAACTATTTTGCATACCCGATCACACCCCAGTCGGAAGTTGCCGAATATCTGAGCAAACGCCTGCCCGAAGTGGGCGGTGTGTTCCTCCAGGGTGAAAGTGAAGTGGCTGTCGGGTATATGATTTTTGGCGCATCCGGTGCCGGAGAGCGTGTGATGACCACCTCGTCATCCCCGGGTATCAGCCTGATGAGCGAAGCAATTTCCTATATTGCCGGGGCCGAGTGTCCGGCCGTATTTGTCAATATCATGAGAGGTGGCCCGGGATTGGGCGGGATTTTGCCGTCCCAGGGTGATTACTTCCAGGCAACCAAGGGTGGCGGTCACGGCGACTATCACCTGATGGTCCTGGCGCCGGACGGGGTTCAGGAAGCTGTGGAGATGACCATGCAGGCGTTCCCCCTGGCTGAGAAATATAGAAACCCGGTCATGATCATGGGCGACGGCATGATCGGTCAGATGATGGAACCGGTGGAGTTCCCCGATGATCTGAAAACCGAACCCACCAATAAGGATGACTGGGCCACCAACGGTATGGCCACCCGAAAGAGCAAAAAACCGAATCTGGTGAAATCGTTGTTCCTGGATCCGGCTGAATTGAACCAGCATAACATGAATCTTAAAGCCAAATACGAACAGATGAAAAAAGAAGATGTTCAGTATGAGCTTTATAATACGGACGGTGAGTATCAAATCCTGCTGGCAAGCTACGGCACCATGAGCCGTGTATGCCGCACCGCCATTGACATGCTCAAGGAAGAGGGCATTGAGGCGGCCATGTTCCGGCCCAAGACGCTGTTTCCCTTTCCTGAAAAACAGGTCCATGATGCCGCAGTCAAAGAGAGCTGTAAATGTGTCATCAGCATTGAAATGAGCATGGGGCAGATGGTGGAAGATGTCCAGCGGTCCGTGATGGGCAAAAAACCGGTGGAGTTCTACGGGGAGTGCGGTGGTGAAGTGCCGTCACCTGAAAGAATCATCGAAATTGTAAAAGAACTGATCGGGTAAGAGGCCGGTCAAGGAGAAAATAATGGGAAAAGCTTTTTATACGCCGGAGGCGTTAACAGACAATCACACCCACTATTGTCCCGGCTGCACCCATGGCATTGTCCACCGGCTGGTGGCCGAGACCATAGACGAGTTGGGCATCCGGGAAAAGACTGTGGGTATCGCCCCTGTGGGCTGCGCCGTCATGATCTACAACTACTTTGACTGTGATTTCCAGGAAGCCGCCCACGGCAGGGCCCCTGCCATGGCGACCGGTATAAAGCGGGTGCGCCCGGATCTGACGGTATTCACCTACCAGGGAGACGGGGACCTTGCCAGTATCGGCATGGGTGAAATCATCCATGCTGCCAACCGGGGGGAGAAATTTACCGTTATCTTTATCAACAACGCCATTTACGGCATGACCGGCGGTCAGATGGCCCCCACCACCATGCCCGGCCAGCGGGCCACCACAGCACCGGCCGGCCGCGATACGGCCCAGACCGGCATGCCCATTCGCATGGCCAATCTGATGAGTGAAATTGTGACCCCAGGGTTTGTGACTCGGCAGGCCGTGCTCAAACCCCAGATGGTTAATAAATGTAAAAAGGCGATTAAAAAGGCGTTCCAGTACCAGATGGACAATACCTGTTTCAGCTTCGTGGAGGTGGTCTCCACCTGTCCCACCAACTGGGGTATGACACCCATCAATGCATTGAAATGGGCCGAAGAAAACTTGCTGCCTTATTATGAACTGGGCGATTATAAAACCCCTGAAGACGCCAACTAAATTGGGAGAGACCCATGCAGACAGAAATTAAATTTGCAGGATTCGGCGGCCAGGGCATTCTTCTCAGTGCCAAGCTGCTGGCCTATGCCGCAATGAAGCAGGGATCCCAGGTTGCCTGGATTCCTTCGTACGGACCTGAAATGCGGGGCGGCACCGCATATTGCACCGTTGTGATCAGTGACAAACTCATTGGATCACCCATCATAAAAAATCCCACCCACCTTGTGGCCATGAACCGGCCCTCCCTGGAAAAATTTGACGACACCATCAAGCCCGGCGGGATTGTATTTATTAACTCTTCATTAATCCCGGTCAGAAGCCGGCG contains:
- a CDS encoding radical SAM protein, with product MSSPLVIPFFIPHQGCPHLCIFCNQRLIASQTSRAQTLSHETARLSDVIKTYLQFNKNRSRVELAFFGGNFLGLETFRMVALLEAAQPWIQDGQIHGIRCSTRPDTITPHTLEIAQSFGLDTVELGVQSMDDCVLARAERGHTSEDTRNALALLKGNGLKTGAQLMVGLPGDDHAGAVRTAQLIAELKPDLVRLYPLLVLHGSKLAQWYRSGRYAPLSLDQAVDQTKKMVTIFKRAGVSVARIGLQATEMMEDSNQMIAGPWHPAFGHLVLSALMLDQTCEQIDAVLSLRKKQGVSNKKTTIVLQVHPKSLSRLQGDRKTNFETLTRTYPGVSFTIERVDTLGMDQVHAYIL
- the rnc gene encoding ribonuclease III, whose protein sequence is MIDLHTHSTASDGSLTPRQLLDLARDTGVEAVALTDHDTIAGILEIKDIVPSYPVEFITGVEISCEPPPEFKSLGSIHMLGYGFSVYDCALNDALARAAEARNNRNPRIIEKLNKLGFDITLDEVKSRFGAQQMGRPHIAELLVEKGYVSDFRNAFDLYLGKNKPAYVDKFKISCKEAIRLILDAGGLPVLAHPGIIDFQHPHDLDTFVNVLVDDGLAGIEVYYAGHDSAFRKHLSDIVKNKGLVATGGTDFHGSFNKGVDLGRGRGDLNIPMSVFKTLSDRLQEVQTEPRLELLERNIDYRFKSRGFLFNALCHRSYLNENQSTCDSDNERLEFLGDAVLGLCVGHLLMKRDPLKNEGDLSRLRSTLVSEPGLAQIARSIDLGRFIMLGKGEALSGGSDKNSILSDAFEAVVAAVYLDAGFDRAQTMVNRLFDEPLEQVLASSDFIDYKSGLQEFTQEHFGKTPYYTLAREKGPDHDKTFEICLDLDTISTMGTGKTKKAAEQDAARKALAMLTQNLD
- the dksA gene encoding RNA polymerase-binding protein DksA, with the protein product MKQEDLEFFKALLTERLNELLSHADTTVTGMTQPKENFADPTDRASHEADRSFELRIRDREHKLIKKVKKALERIENGTFGQCEACEEDISIARLKARPVTTQCIKCKTREENMEKALGI
- the hypE gene encoding hydrogenase expression/formation protein HypE, whose translation is MTHNDTIILDHGAGGKVSHAMFSELILPLFDNTLLAKQDDGAVFDVPAGRMAFSTDSYTVDPIFFPGGNIGELAVNGTVNDVAMCGATPLYISVGLIIEEGMAVTDLKRILESMAKAAKKAGVRIITGDTKVVPRGKVDKIFINTSGIGLLAEGVNVSGQGARPGDKVIVSGTIADHGVTILSEREGLKFDSDVQSDSAPLNRMVKAVLESGSPVHVLRDPTRGGLGTTLNEIAVQSSVGIRLFEERLPVRGPVQGICELLGFDPLYLANEGKLIAIVPETDVDKVLDIIRRDEFGKDAVIVGEVTDQDPGRVVLETLIGGTRIVDMLTGEQLPRIC
- the hypD gene encoding hydrogenase formation protein HypD — encoded protein: MSLTYNQEFKDPEISKALVARIREKSTRPLRLMEVCGTHTMAIFRYGIRSVLPDTITLLSGPGCPVCVTAQKDIDAYVILARRPDVILTTFGDLMKVPGSGASLAAEKAKGADVRMVYSIFDALAIAKENPDAEVVFCAVGFETTIPTIAGAVLTAKAQGLKNFSIYTANKLTPPALAALMETDGVEIDGFILPGHVSVITGLGAFAQTFEKYRIPAVVTGFEPVDILKAVLKLVEQNESNTPQLVNAYPRAVADTGNPKAREIMNQVFEKADARWRGIGNIPNSGMVLKKSFDEFDAAQKFNMSVPDTPEPAGCDCGRILMGLKRPDQCRLYKKACTPMHPVGPCMVSSEGACAAFYKYS